A genomic window from Hyla sarda isolate aHylSar1 chromosome 10, aHylSar1.hap1, whole genome shotgun sequence includes:
- the APOA1 gene encoding apolipoprotein A-I: MRGFVVALALLFLTGTQARYPWQHDEPQSPVYQAREVIENYLNKVRDLGREAVSQVETSDLGKQLDLKITEKFDTLSSNALALKKQLNPYVEKVREHISAEVEKDIPLIKEKIRPILENFQAKWAEDVKAFRERVQPLGEELKKQTRNNLDAFYKKLQPVAADFREKLRSEVDSLRANLAPYTEQVRQKVLEKLEEAKAKAGPAADEYRAQVNQHIDNLKERLAPLAENLKERLLPHAEEAKAKITKLWEAVRARLSQSS, from the exons ATGAGAGGTTTCGTGGTAGCTCTAGCACTCCTGTTCCTCACAG GAACACAGGCCCGTTACCCATGGCAGCATGATGAACCCCAAAGCCCTGTTTATCAAGCCCGGGAAGTGATTGAAAACTACCTAAATAAAGTGCGGGATCTCGGCAGGGAAGCCGTCTCCCAGGTGGAGACCTCAGATCTTGGAAAACAGCTTGA TCTGAAAATCACTGAGAAGTTTGACACCCTCAGCTCTAATGCATTGGCCCTGAAGAAACAACTGAATCCATATGTGGAAAAAGTCAGAGAGCACATTTCTGCAGAGGTGGAGAAAGACATCCCACTCATCAAAGAAAAGATTCGTCCCATCCTAGAGAACTTCCAGGCAAAATGGGCTGAAGATGTTAAGGCTTTCAGAGAGCGGGTGCAACCTTTGGGAGAGGAGCTGAAGAAACAAACCAGAAACAACCTTGACGCCTTCTACAAGAAACTGCAACCAGTGGCTGCAGATTTCAGAGAGAAATTGCGTTCTGAGGTCGACTCCCTTCGAGCCAACCTGGCTCCATACACCGAACAGGTGAGGCAGAAGGTTCTCgagaaactggaagaagccaaagCTAAAGCTGGCCCTGCCGCAGATGAATACAGAGCTCAGGTTAACCAGCATATTGATAACCTTAAGGAAAGGCTTGCTCCTCTGGCTGAGAATCTCAAAGAGCGTCTGTTGCCCCATGCAGAAGAAGCCAAAGCCAAAATCACCAAGCTTTGGGAAGCTGTGAGAGCCAGGCTTAGCCAAAGCTCTTAG